From the Candidatus Krumholzibacteriota bacterium genome, one window contains:
- a CDS encoding class I SAM-dependent methyltransferase, which translates to MSEKHISEKRHWNSFWEQSPDVNQVYDNEERVSRHFTEIVPPEGLRILEVGAGSGRDGILFSRMGARVVSLDYSKSALGLVKSQLSSGDSVDLCCGDAFSLPFKDETFDLVFHQGLLEHFRNPDDMIKEHKRVIKKGGYLLVDVPQRYHYYTVGKHLLISLGKWFAGWETEYSVKELERMLERQGLTVVKSYGEWLNPPIWFRMLRKGLVRFGIRISMYPAVFSALRKIFQGPRRFILNMRCTLYTAVVIGSIARKD; encoded by the coding sequence ATGAGTGAAAAGCACATCTCTGAGAAAAGGCACTGGAACAGTTTCTGGGAACAGTCACCTGACGTTAATCAGGTTTATGACAATGAGGAAAGAGTAAGCAGACATTTTACAGAAATTGTCCCGCCTGAAGGTTTGAGGATACTTGAAGTTGGAGCCGGCTCGGGAAGAGACGGGATTTTGTTCTCCCGAATGGGAGCAAGGGTTGTTTCTCTGGATTACAGCAAAAGTGCGCTGGGGCTGGTTAAATCACAGCTTTCGAGTGGTGATTCCGTGGACCTCTGCTGTGGTGACGCGTTTTCTCTGCCCTTTAAAGATGAAACGTTTGATCTTGTTTTTCACCAGGGACTTCTGGAACATTTCCGAAATCCGGACGATATGATAAAGGAGCATAAGCGGGTTATTAAGAAGGGTGGTTATCTTCTCGTGGATGTACCACAACGGTACCATTACTATACGGTTGGTAAACATCTGCTGATATCTCTGGGAAAATGGTTCGCGGGATGGGAGACGGAGTACAGCGTGAAAGAGTTGGAGAGAATGCTGGAAAGGCAGGGGCTGACCGTTGTAAAGAGTTATGGTGAATGGTTGAATCCCCCTATATGGTTTCGAATGCTTCGGAAAGGACTTGTCAGGTTTGGAATAAGAATTTCTATGTATCCGGCGGTTTTCTCAGCCCTGAGAAAAATCTTTCAAGGTCCGAGAAGATTTATTCTTAACATGAGATGTACTCTTTATACAGCAGTTGTCATTGGAAGTATTGCCCGGAAAGATTAA
- the ribH gene encoding 6,7-dimethyl-8-ribityllumazine synthase, which produces MVIEKAGNLLGKGKKFAIVIGRFNELVTGKLLEGALDCLERHGVDKDNITVCRVPGSFEIPQAAKKLVSTDIDGIICAGALIRGDTPHFDLLASQVVKDVSNIAVSSGMPVSFGIITADTQEQALERAGSKAGNKGWQAAMSALEMSNLFDDIG; this is translated from the coding sequence ATGGTTATCGAAAAAGCCGGAAATCTCTTAGGCAAAGGAAAGAAATTCGCTATAGTAATTGGCCGTTTTAACGAGCTTGTTACGGGGAAGCTGCTCGAAGGAGCTCTGGATTGTCTTGAAAGACACGGTGTGGATAAGGATAATATTACTGTCTGCCGTGTTCCCGGATCTTTTGAGATTCCACAGGCGGCAAAGAAGCTGGTGTCAACGGATATTGACGGTATTATTTGCGCCGGCGCTTTAATCAGGGGAGATACACCTCATTTTGATCTGCTTGCAAGCCAGGTTGTCAAGGATGTTTCAAATATAGCCGTCAGTTCAGGTATGCCCGTATCGTTTGGAATTATAACGGCGGACACACAGGAGCAGGCACTGGAAAGAGCGGGCAGTAAGGCGGGGAATAAGGGATGGCAGGCAGCTATGTCGGCACTCGAAATGTCTAATCTATTCGATGATATTGGATGA
- the nusB gene encoding transcription antitermination factor NusB: MSRRRKAREIALQALYAVQLSSQDWEKALSENVSRRHSSGEAVDYAEALVERVVKESGKLDLMIEEVLENWDFERISVVDLLILKIALVELIHFPSTPKNVIINEAVEVAHRFSSKNAGEFVNGILDELASRIRD; encoded by the coding sequence TTGAGTCGAAGAAGAAAAGCCAGGGAAATAGCCCTACAGGCGTTATATGCCGTGCAGTTATCTTCTCAGGATTGGGAAAAAGCGCTCAGCGAGAATGTTTCAAGGCGTCATTCCAGCGGAGAAGCTGTTGATTACGCGGAGGCTTTGGTCGAGAGAGTTGTAAAGGAAAGTGGAAAACTGGATTTAATGATAGAGGAAGTTCTTGAGAACTGGGATTTTGAGAGAATATCCGTTGTAGATCTTTTAATATTGAAAATAGCTCTTGTCGAGCTCATCCATTTTCCGTCTACACCAAAGAATGTTATAATCAACGAAGCAGTTGAAGTGGCGCACCGGTTCAGTTCAAAAAATGCCGGCGAATTTGTTAACGGTATTCTGGACGAACTTGCCAGCCGGATTCGTGATTGA